From one Flavobacterium sp. N502536 genomic stretch:
- a CDS encoding 4-hydroxy-tetrahydrodipicolinate reductase produces MKIGLIGFGKTGKSVASVLLENNQFCLEWVLRQSTVLEHRSVSEFFGIPSKEPGLIYSRSKTTMEELLDKHPVDIIIDFSSSEGIYTYGEIAAKRKVKIISAISHYKEKELQLLKKLAHKTTVFWSPNITLGVNYLLFAAKFLKKIAPWVDIEVNEEHFKKKEGTSGTAVKIAEALDVDKGNINSVRAGGIVGKHEVIFGFPYQTVRLIHESISREAFGNGVVFVAENLENKPKGLYNFEDILTPYFAV; encoded by the coding sequence ATGAAAATAGGGTTAATAGGATTCGGAAAAACAGGAAAATCAGTAGCCTCTGTACTACTGGAAAACAATCAATTTTGCCTGGAATGGGTTTTAAGACAAAGTACCGTTTTAGAACACAGATCAGTTTCGGAATTTTTTGGTATTCCTTCAAAAGAACCGGGGTTAATTTACTCGCGTTCTAAAACGACAATGGAAGAATTACTGGACAAACATCCGGTTGATATAATTATTGATTTTTCTTCCAGCGAAGGTATTTATACGTATGGCGAAATTGCCGCAAAGCGAAAGGTCAAGATTATCTCGGCAATTTCTCATTACAAAGAGAAGGAATTGCAGTTATTAAAGAAACTGGCTCATAAAACAACGGTATTTTGGTCGCCAAACATTACACTTGGTGTCAATTACCTGCTTTTTGCGGCTAAATTTTTAAAGAAAATTGCTCCCTGGGTGGATATTGAGGTAAACGAAGAACATTTTAAAAAGAAAGAAGGCACTTCGGGAACCGCGGTCAAAATTGCAGAAGCATTGGATGTGGATAAAGGCAATATCAATTCGGTCAGGGCAGGAGGAATAGTCGGTAAACACGAGGTCATATTTGGATTCCCTTATCAGACGGTTCGTTTAATTCATGAATCAATTTCGAGGGAGGCATTTGGAAACGGAGTTGTTTTTGTTGCCGAAAATTTAGAAAACAAACCTAAAGGGCTGTATAATTTTGAAGACATTTTAACGCCTTATTTTGCAGTTTGA
- a CDS encoding succinate dehydrogenase/fumarate reductase iron-sulfur subunit, with amino-acid sequence MKLYLKIWRQSDTSAKGKMVDYEIDEVSEHMSFLEMLDLLNESLIQKKERVIEFDHDCREGICGQCGVMIDGRAHGPLKNTTTCQLHMRSFKDGDTIYIEPFRAKAFPVLRDLKIDRSAFDAIIESGGFIGVSTGQAPEANTIPISYETAEASFDAAACIGCGACVATCKNASAALFTGAKITHLALLPQGQVEASKRVLTMVNQMDAEGFGNCSDTRACEIECPQGISILSIAKMNAEYTKALIFKK; translated from the coding sequence ATGAAACTATATCTTAAAATATGGCGACAGTCTGATACTTCTGCTAAAGGGAAAATGGTAGATTATGAAATCGATGAAGTTTCAGAACATATGTCATTTCTGGAAATGCTTGATCTTTTAAATGAATCCTTAATTCAGAAAAAAGAACGTGTGATTGAATTTGATCACGATTGCCGCGAAGGAATTTGCGGACAATGTGGTGTTATGATTGATGGAAGAGCGCACGGGCCCTTAAAAAATACCACAACCTGCCAGCTCCATATGAGAAGTTTTAAAGATGGAGATACCATTTATATCGAACCTTTTCGGGCAAAAGCTTTTCCCGTACTGAGAGATTTAAAAATCGATCGTTCTGCATTTGATGCCATAATTGAATCTGGTGGTTTTATTGGAGTCTCCACCGGTCAGGCGCCTGAAGCTAATACGATTCCGATATCCTACGAAACTGCCGAAGCCTCTTTTGATGCCGCAGCTTGTATTGGTTGCGGTGCCTGCGTAGCCACTTGCAAGAATGCCAGCGCGGCTTTGTTTACAGGAGCCAAAATCACGCACCTGGCTTTATTACCACAAGGACAAGTCGAAGCTTCAAAAAGGGTACTGACCATGGTCAACCAAATGGATGCCGAAGGTTTTGGAAACTGCTCAGATACCAGAGCCTGTGAAATCGAATGTCCGCAAGGTATTTCGATTCTCTCCATCGCAAAAATGAATGCCGAATATACCAAAGCTTTAATTTTTAAAAAATAG
- a CDS encoding winged helix-turn-helix transcriptional regulator, producing the protein MKTKKELNNEMCSASEECLAALLPVRDALEVLSGRWKLPILIALSNRPKRFKEISKDINGITDKMLSKELKDLEINKLVTRTVYDTFPPTVEYARTEHSHTLYNVIGALHEWGSLHRNKIIGHLDEDTKSN; encoded by the coding sequence ATGAAAACAAAGAAGGAACTAAACAACGAAATGTGCTCTGCATCAGAGGAATGCCTGGCTGCGTTATTGCCCGTCAGAGATGCTCTGGAAGTTTTAAGCGGCAGATGGAAATTGCCTATTTTGATTGCATTATCGAACCGACCTAAACGATTCAAAGAAATTTCAAAGGACATCAACGGAATTACAGATAAAATGCTTTCAAAAGAGCTTAAAGATCTCGAGATAAACAAACTGGTAACCCGAACCGTTTATGACACTTTTCCACCAACGGTTGAATATGCCAGAACAGAGCACAGCCACACTTTATATAATGTTATTGGGGCATTACACGAATGGGGATCCTTACACCGAAACAAAATCATTGGACATTTAGATGAGGATACAAAAAGCAATTAA
- a CDS encoding acetyl-CoA C-acetyltransferase has product MNHTNTIKKVAIVGYNRIPFARANTAYAEVGNQQMMTAALDGLVHKYNLKGKLLGEVAGGAVIKHTYDNNLMRECVLKTALDPATPACDLQQACDTGIESAIYIANKIALGQIECGIAGGVDSISDIPMAVSDKLRKILLNARNAKSLGEKIKQFLKIRPKDLAPLVPRNEEVQTGLSMGGHTEITAKHYKISREDQDNLALKSHLNMAKAYDEGFFDDMITPFNGLYKDNNLRKDSTLEKLAKLKPAFDKTNGTLTAGNSTPLTDGASCIFLASEEWAKEQGLPILAYITFAEIAAIEYVKNQQNLLLAPLFAVSNMLDKAGLTLQDFDYYEIHEAFAAQVLATLKIWESPELSTQIGLSKTLGAIDREKLNVKGSSLAAAHPFAATGGRIIGVMAKLLNEKGSGRGLISICAAGGQGVTMIIEK; this is encoded by the coding sequence ATGAATCATACGAACACAATCAAAAAAGTAGCTATTGTTGGATACAACCGTATTCCGTTTGCAAGAGCTAATACGGCTTATGCCGAAGTTGGAAACCAGCAAATGATGACTGCTGCTCTTGATGGTCTTGTACACAAATACAATTTGAAAGGGAAACTATTAGGCGAAGTCGCCGGAGGTGCTGTAATCAAACATACCTACGATAATAATCTGATGAGAGAATGTGTTTTAAAAACGGCACTTGATCCCGCGACACCCGCCTGCGACTTGCAGCAAGCCTGTGATACCGGAATTGAAAGTGCTATTTATATCGCCAACAAAATAGCCTTAGGTCAAATAGAATGTGGAATTGCCGGAGGCGTTGATTCTATTAGCGATATTCCGATGGCAGTAAGCGACAAGCTTAGAAAGATCCTGCTCAACGCCAGAAATGCAAAATCACTGGGTGAAAAAATAAAGCAATTTTTAAAAATTCGCCCCAAAGATTTAGCACCACTTGTTCCCCGAAATGAAGAGGTTCAAACCGGACTTTCGATGGGCGGACATACCGAAATCACAGCCAAACATTATAAAATTTCCCGTGAAGACCAGGACAATCTCGCGCTTAAAAGTCATCTCAATATGGCAAAAGCCTACGACGAAGGTTTTTTTGATGATATGATAACACCATTCAACGGACTTTATAAAGACAATAATCTGCGAAAAGACAGTACACTTGAAAAGCTCGCCAAGCTAAAACCGGCCTTCGACAAAACCAACGGAACCCTTACCGCAGGAAACTCAACACCACTAACTGATGGTGCATCCTGCATATTTTTGGCCAGTGAAGAATGGGCCAAAGAACAAGGACTTCCTATTTTGGCCTACATCACTTTTGCAGAAATTGCCGCCATCGAATACGTCAAAAATCAACAAAACCTTTTGTTGGCTCCTCTGTTTGCGGTCAGCAATATGCTCGACAAAGCTGGTTTAACTTTACAGGATTTTGATTATTATGAAATTCACGAAGCTTTTGCTGCGCAGGTTTTAGCCACTTTAAAAATCTGGGAAAGCCCCGAACTAAGCACACAAATTGGACTTTCTAAAACTCTCGGTGCCATTGACCGCGAAAAACTAAACGTGAAAGGAAGCAGTCTAGCAGCTGCACACCCCTTTGCTGCCACAGGAGGCCGTATCATTGGTGTGATGGCCAAATTATTGAATGAAAAAGGATCCGGACGCGGACTAATTTCCATTTGTGCCGCCGGAGGACAAGGCGTTACCATGATTATCGAAAAGTAA
- a CDS encoding TonB-dependent receptor → MSIKKVLFSLIFLNSLMMMGQGLGKITGKVSLTGNVPAENVSVALKGTKYSAITNEHGQYEIKNVKPASYTISISAVGIRQVEDRITVAAKQTTIKNFMLSESQEDLDEVVITKNKYKQDKPSLSLRLQTPVLEIPQNIQIVSGQALKDQQIVSMSDGVIRNVSGAVRSEHWGDLYTNIKMRGSQVQAFRNGFNVVSSSWGPLTEDMSFVDHIEFVKGPAGFMISSGDPSGLYNVVTKKPTGITKGEASVMAGSYDFYRASIDLDGKLDKKGKLLYRFNAAAQKRGSHRAFEHNDRYVIAPVITYQVDDKTKITAEYNFQYANMTEVGSYYVFGPKSDGYGTLPVGFTMTQPGLPDTNIQDHSGYLMFEHKFDDNWKLTAQTSYFKYLQKGYSSWPSMIGSSENALGKGNIIRNVGIWDAESNMYLGQIFVNGKFNTGQVTHKVLGGVDLGNKDYMADWGQSHDLDTAANPFNVYNPNYGTPSNGLPAFDRTKPLSVRAGGKQTTEYAAGYIQDELGFFENKLRLTLAARYTWISQNSWGTVEEDSHITPRIGVSYSVTDNLAVYGLYDQAFLPQAGIIKNGDKVKPLTGNNLEFGVKKDWFDGSWSSTLAAYRIVKQNELTADPTNGPNDIYKVVLGEKRAQGIEFDVRGKLFDGLNLIANYAFTESVVTSSVVTSIGVGSVVPGFAKHSANAWLNYSIQSGKLKGLGASIGGTYLADRQTDSWSVGNVRLPNYFKLDGGLSYETGKFKITANVFNILDKYLYSGSYYEWLSAYYWQTEAPRNFRVGVTYKF, encoded by the coding sequence ATGAGTATAAAAAAAGTTTTATTTTCTCTGATTTTCCTGAACTCATTAATGATGATGGGGCAGGGACTGGGAAAAATAACAGGAAAGGTTTCCTTAACGGGAAATGTGCCGGCAGAAAATGTTTCTGTTGCACTGAAAGGAACAAAATATAGTGCCATTACAAACGAACACGGGCAGTACGAAATTAAAAATGTTAAGCCAGCCAGCTATACCATTAGCATTAGTGCAGTAGGAATTCGTCAGGTTGAAGACAGAATTACAGTTGCCGCTAAGCAAACGACAATTAAGAACTTTATGCTTTCCGAGAGTCAGGAAGATCTGGATGAAGTTGTGATTACGAAGAACAAATACAAGCAGGACAAGCCTTCTTTATCTTTACGTCTTCAAACTCCTGTGCTTGAAATTCCGCAGAACATTCAGATTGTGAGTGGTCAGGCGTTAAAAGATCAGCAGATTGTGAGTATGAGTGACGGTGTGATCAGAAACGTGAGTGGTGCGGTACGTTCAGAACATTGGGGAGATTTGTACACGAACATAAAAATGCGTGGTTCTCAGGTTCAGGCGTTCCGAAATGGGTTTAACGTAGTTTCTTCTTCTTGGGGACCGCTTACCGAAGACATGAGTTTTGTGGATCATATCGAGTTTGTAAAAGGACCTGCAGGTTTCATGATTTCAAGTGGTGATCCAAGTGGATTGTACAATGTAGTAACGAAAAAACCAACCGGAATTACAAAAGGAGAAGCTAGTGTAATGGCGGGAAGCTATGATTTTTACAGAGCCAGTATTGATCTTGACGGAAAACTGGATAAAAAAGGAAAGTTATTGTATCGTTTTAATGCGGCGGCACAAAAGAGAGGTTCACACCGTGCATTTGAGCACAATGACCGTTATGTAATTGCTCCGGTAATTACGTATCAGGTTGATGACAAAACAAAAATTACCGCTGAATACAATTTTCAGTATGCCAACATGACTGAAGTAGGTTCTTATTATGTTTTCGGACCTAAATCAGATGGATATGGAACTTTACCGGTTGGATTTACAATGACACAACCAGGTTTGCCTGATACCAATATTCAGGATCATAGTGGATACCTTATGTTTGAGCATAAGTTTGATGACAATTGGAAATTAACCGCACAAACGTCTTATTTCAAATACCTTCAGAAAGGATACAGTTCATGGCCGAGTATGATTGGTTCAAGTGAGAACGCTCTTGGGAAAGGGAACATTATCAGAAATGTAGGGATCTGGGATGCCGAAAGTAATATGTATTTAGGTCAGATATTTGTAAACGGAAAGTTCAATACCGGACAAGTAACTCATAAAGTATTAGGTGGTGTAGATTTAGGCAATAAAGATTATATGGCAGATTGGGGACAATCTCATGATCTTGATACGGCTGCTAATCCGTTTAATGTTTACAATCCAAATTATGGAACACCTTCTAATGGCCTTCCAGCTTTCGATCGTACTAAACCACTTTCTGTGAGAGCCGGTGGTAAGCAGACTACTGAGTACGCAGCAGGTTATATTCAGGACGAACTTGGTTTTTTTGAAAACAAATTAAGATTGACTCTTGCAGCAAGATATACCTGGATTAGCCAAAACAGTTGGGGAACAGTTGAGGAAGACAGTCATATTACCCCACGTATAGGAGTTAGTTATTCGGTAACAGATAATCTGGCCGTTTACGGATTATACGATCAGGCTTTTTTACCACAAGCCGGAATTATTAAAAATGGAGATAAGGTAAAACCGCTTACAGGAAATAATTTAGAATTTGGAGTTAAAAAAGATTGGTTTGACGGATCATGGAGTTCTACATTAGCGGCATACCGTATTGTAAAACAAAACGAACTTACTGCTGATCCAACTAACGGACCAAACGACATCTATAAAGTTGTTTTGGGAGAAAAAAGAGCACAAGGTATTGAATTTGACGTTAGAGGAAAATTATTTGACGGACTTAATCTTATTGCTAATTATGCCTTTACAGAATCGGTTGTAACGAGTTCTGTTGTTACATCTATAGGCGTTGGTTCTGTTGTACCGGGATTTGCTAAACATAGTGCAAATGCATGGTTGAATTACAGTATTCAAAGTGGTAAACTTAAAGGATTAGGGGCTTCAATTGGAGGTACTTATCTTGCAGACCGTCAAACGGACAGCTGGAGTGTAGGAAATGTAAGATTACCAAATTATTTTAAACTGGATGGAGGTTTATCTTATGAAACAGGTAAATTTAAAATTACAGCCAACGTGTTTAATATTCTGGACAAATACCTATATAGTGGATCTTATTATGAGTGGCTTTCAGCTTACTACTGGCAAACAGAAGCTCCAAGAAACTTTAGAGTTGGGGTAACGTATAAGTTCTAA
- a CDS encoding FMN-dependent NADH-azoreductase: MSKKILNIVTSIKGDASFSNKLSNAVLEKLVKEYPQSTVQTFDLSKTPLPYLDELQLSAFYTPADAYSDSQSQAIKLSDDAVSDLLEADIIVIGVPIYNFGIPALLKGWIDQVARAGRTFSYDENGPKGLVTGKKVFLSVASGAVFSEGPYKSYDFAEPYLRVVLGFLGITDVTTFRVEGTSIPDFAENALPKALTDVEEFAF; encoded by the coding sequence ATGAGTAAAAAGATTCTGAATATAGTAACAAGCATCAAAGGAGATGCTTCTTTTAGCAATAAATTATCGAATGCCGTTCTGGAAAAGCTTGTAAAAGAATATCCGCAAAGTACGGTACAAACCTTTGATCTTTCTAAAACACCATTGCCTTATCTTGATGAATTACAGCTTAGCGCGTTTTATACTCCAGCAGATGCCTATTCTGATAGTCAATCCCAAGCGATTAAACTTTCTGATGATGCTGTAAGCGATTTGTTGGAAGCTGATATTATTGTGATCGGGGTTCCGATTTATAATTTTGGAATTCCCGCTTTATTAAAAGGTTGGATTGATCAGGTGGCCAGAGCCGGCAGAACCTTTAGTTATGATGAAAATGGACCAAAAGGTTTAGTAACTGGTAAAAAAGTATTTTTGTCTGTTGCGTCGGGAGCTGTATTTTCGGAAGGCCCTTATAAAAGTTACGATTTTGCAGAACCATATTTACGTGTTGTTTTAGGGTTTCTGGGAATTACCGATGTAACGACTTTTCGTGTAGAAGGAACTTCAATTCCTGATTTTGCTGAGAATGCACTACCAAAAGCTTTAACCGATGTTGAAGAGTTTGCTTTTTAA
- a CDS encoding fumarate reductase/succinate dehydrogenase flavoprotein subunit, with protein sequence MIDSKIPEGPLADKWNNYKAKAKLVNPANRKKLNVIVVGTGLAGASCAASLAEQGYNIQSFCFQDSARRAHSVAAQGGVNAAKNYKNDGDSTFRMFYDTIKGGDFRSREANVYRLAECSAHLIDHAVAQGVPFAREYAGYLNNRSFGGVQVSRTFYARGQTGQQLLLGAYQGLLRQVSLGKVTTHTRHEMLELVVIDGKAKGIIARNLETGALERHVADAVVLASGGYGKVYYLSTLAMGCNSSAIWRAHKKGAYMAGVSWIQFHPTSLPQHGANQSKLTLMSESLRNDGRIWVPKKAEDERNPNTIPEEERDYYLERRYPSFGNLAPRDISSRAAKERIDAGHGVGPMKNAIYLDFSDAIKAQGKDKIEAKYSNLFAMYEKITGINAYKEPMLISPAAHFTMGGLWVDYELMTSIPGLFALGEANFADHGANRLGANSLLQACVDGYFIAPYTIPNYLAGELNAPKATISHPAFDEAEKTVRVQLDRFLNSKGTLSADYFHKKIGRLLYEKCGLSRSKEKLEEALEDIKALKASFEKDLLITGDDTLNSELEKAGRIADYIELAELMCYDALQREESCGAHFREEFQTADGEAVRNDTDFCYVSAWEWKGAAKPPELHKEPLVFESVELAVRSYK encoded by the coding sequence ATGATTGACTCAAAAATACCCGAAGGACCACTAGCCGATAAATGGAATAACTACAAAGCAAAAGCAAAACTCGTAAACCCTGCCAACAGAAAAAAATTAAACGTTATTGTGGTAGGAACCGGTCTTGCAGGTGCTTCCTGTGCTGCCTCTCTGGCCGAACAAGGTTACAACATACAGTCGTTTTGCTTTCAGGATTCTGCCCGTCGTGCCCATTCTGTTGCGGCACAGGGAGGTGTAAATGCCGCCAAAAACTATAAAAATGATGGCGACAGTACCTTCAGAATGTTTTATGACACTATCAAAGGCGGTGATTTCAGATCCCGCGAAGCCAATGTCTACCGTTTGGCCGAATGCTCTGCACATTTAATTGATCATGCTGTAGCACAAGGCGTTCCTTTTGCCAGAGAATATGCAGGTTACCTAAACAACCGCTCTTTTGGTGGCGTTCAGGTTTCAAGAACCTTTTACGCTCGCGGACAAACCGGACAGCAGCTTTTACTAGGGGCTTATCAGGGATTATTGCGTCAGGTTTCCTTAGGAAAAGTAACAACACATACCCGTCATGAGATGCTGGAATTAGTAGTTATTGACGGAAAAGCCAAAGGTATTATTGCCCGAAATCTCGAAACAGGAGCTTTAGAGCGTCATGTTGCCGATGCTGTTGTGCTGGCTTCCGGAGGCTACGGAAAAGTATATTATCTTTCTACACTGGCGATGGGCTGTAATAGTTCTGCCATTTGGAGAGCCCATAAAAAAGGCGCTTATATGGCGGGAGTAAGCTGGATTCAGTTTCATCCTACCTCGCTTCCACAACACGGAGCCAATCAGTCTAAACTCACCTTAATGTCCGAATCTTTGCGGAACGACGGGCGAATCTGGGTTCCTAAAAAAGCGGAAGACGAGCGAAATCCCAATACAATTCCCGAAGAAGAACGCGATTATTATCTGGAACGTCGTTATCCTTCTTTTGGAAATCTTGCACCCCGTGATATTTCCTCCCGGGCCGCAAAAGAGCGAATTGATGCCGGACATGGTGTTGGGCCCATGAAAAATGCCATCTATCTGGACTTCTCAGATGCTATAAAAGCACAGGGAAAAGATAAAATTGAAGCCAAATACAGCAATCTTTTTGCCATGTATGAAAAAATTACCGGAATCAACGCTTACAAAGAACCCATGCTAATCTCCCCAGCTGCACACTTTACGATGGGCGGACTTTGGGTAGATTATGAATTAATGACCAGTATCCCCGGATTATTTGCTTTGGGAGAAGCCAATTTTGCCGATCACGGTGCAAACCGACTGGGAGCTAATTCCTTGCTTCAGGCTTGTGTAGACGGCTACTTTATAGCTCCTTACACCATTCCTAATTATTTGGCAGGAGAATTAAACGCACCAAAAGCAACAATCAGCCATCCGGCATTTGACGAAGCCGAAAAAACCGTACGGGTACAGCTGGATCGTTTTTTAAACAGCAAAGGCACACTATCTGCCGATTACTTTCATAAAAAAATTGGACGATTGCTCTATGAAAAATGTGGTCTTTCCAGAAGCAAAGAAAAACTCGAAGAAGCCCTTGAGGATATCAAAGCCTTAAAAGCTTCGTTTGAAAAGGACTTATTGATTACAGGAGACGATACTTTAAACAGTGAACTCGAAAAAGCCGGCCGAATTGCCGATTACATTGAGTTGGCCGAACTAATGTGTTACGATGCTTTACAAAGAGAAGAGTCCTGCGGCGCCCACTTTCGGGAAGAATTTCAAACTGCCGATGGTGAAGCCGTTCGAAATGATACCGATTTCTGTTATGTTTCGGCCTGGGAATGGAAAGGAGCAGCAAAACCGCCGGAATTGCACAAAGAACCTCTTGTATTTGAATCGGTTGAACTTGCCGTAAGAAGTTATAAATAA